GAGCCTTAGCAGGTCATCTCTCCGCGCCTACCTAAGGGCACGCCGGGCTGCTGGCGCCGCTCGATGACGTCACGGTCGTTGACAGCGTGCGGCGGCGGCCGCGGTGGCTGCTACCTGGGCTGGGAGCGGCCGGGTAAGGGTCTGAGTCGACCTGCCCGGCCAGGGCGTCCTCCGGGGGCGCGGGAGGTGGCCCAGGGCTTGCagccggggggccggggctgtGTGCAGAGTCGTGGGTTGGGGAAGGGAGTTAGGAGGCCCAGAAACCTGACTCTGAGAGGAGGGCGGcgggggtgctggaggggaggctgcGTCCAGGTTGGGAGAGAGGCACGGCAGTCGGGCACCGGGGTCTGGCGGAAACCTCCGGGTCGGGATTGGGGTGAAGTAGTCGGGACCTCGGGAGCTTCGGGGTGGGAGGAGCGCGCTCACgagtctctctccccctgcccccggtGCCTCGCGCGGGCTGCAGGTGCAGCATGTCTAGACTGGGGGTCCTGGGCGGCGCCCAGGCCGGGCTGGGACTGTTGCTGGGCACCGCCGCGGGCCTTGGATTCCTGTGTGCCCTTTACAGCCAGCGGTGGAAACGGAGCCAGCGCCATGGCCACAACCAGAGCCTCCCTAATTCCCTGGACTACGCGCAGACCTCAGAGCCAGGACGTCAGGGTACGAGCCAGTCTCCTGAGACCAAAGTCAAGGCTGACGGATAGGCCTAGGGTCCTAGGGTCCGGGCTGCCTTGAGAAGAGCCTGTGGGACAGGAAACGGAGGGCGGTGGGTACCTGAGGGTTTCACCTTTGTGTAAAGCTTACTGAAAAGGCAAGCTAAGCAGTCTTCCTCTTCTGTACTTTTTCCTATAATTGCAGGAAAAGGCTTGTAAAAAGGCTGTTTAGCTGTCACTTTTAGTTCAGGCCACGTTTTAAAGGTActtagtggggatccctgggtggtgcagcggtttagcgcctgcctttggcccagggcacgatcctggagacccgggatccaatcccacgacgagctccctgcatggagcctgcttctccctctgcctatgtctctgcccccccgcccccgtgactgtcatgaataaataaaatctttaaaaaaagataaaaaaaaaataaaggtacttAGTGTTGGGTGAGATGTTTAATAAGTAGAGAAAGTCCAAAATAAGGCAAAAGGGAAAACTAACCTCAGGGGAATTAAAGCTTACGTGTTCAATTATGTGTTGGAATTTGAAGGGAACTTGGAGACTatccaagttgtttttttttttttttttttttaatcctttttaggAGAAAATCGAGATTCAAAAAGATTATGTAACTTTACCCAGGTTGTCACAGAGCAATTAAGTGGTAGGATTGGGCCTGGTCACCTGGTCCTGTGGACTTCCAGGGCATGGATGTGGGGTGCATATACAGTTGAAGCTTACTGTTGCTGGAAGCCAGCCACAGCTGAAATAGGTAGTGCTTTTGTCACTTTGACCTTAAGTCATTTGAGCAAGGTATCTAGGGCTGGTTCAAACCACTCTCAGTTGTGTGTAATAGAGGAGCATTGCGGTCACCTCATCCCACGTTAATTGGGAATGAGTGTTTTCTCTGATTACCAAATGCCAGATGGATTGGAAAAGTTAGCTTTAGAAGAGTCTTCAAAGAGCTATCAATTTAAATTGCAACTGTTTGTCCACATTTTATAACCTACTGGTAACCTAGTATTGTAAATGTgcttgtctttccttttccttgtggTTTGTAATTTCTTGGCAGTAGATGTTTGGAAAATGTGGGCCAGGttcccagagatttttttttttttttttaagtttcatttaagtaatctctatacctgaCATGGAGCccaaactcacgaccccaagatcaagagtcgcgtgctctaccaactgagccaggcccCCCAGAGATCTTTCTTGCTCCACATTCTTGAATAATGTTGGGTGTGTGCTGTAATCCAACCTAGACCCTTAACTAGATTTCCTTGAGCACATTTGTGCTTCCTTGGACTGTGGGTCCTGCCTtcctggtttctttatttttacattttccagtAGAGTTGCCTTGGGTAGCTACCAGTTTATTAGCATTTATTGTTGGAATTGACCGGGAGCTCAGATGAGGGCTCAGGAATGGTGTTTTTCCCTATGGGGTGTGGATGGGCTTTTCTCAGCATACCTTTTCTCTAAGTGCCTGCTTTCTCCTTGCCTTTCTCGAATGATACTAAATGAAGTCCCTGGGAGGAGCTCAGAGTTTTCCTGGCTCTTCTTTGTGAAGTGAAAGCTCAGAATTTGAGTAAATTCCCTTTAGTTTTGCTGTATAGTTAGTACTGGCTGCCCGGTATCTGGGAACTATCCCAGCAGGCCAagggtttgttttcctcttacaGGGCAGTGCTCTTGGCAAGCATTTTACATTACCTGCTAAAGACCCCAATGTGGAAGGTTCTTGGAACAGAGCGGGCTCTTGTTTAGAAATTGGGATCTTGGTTTTTTCTTTGAGTAGTTACTCGAGACTTAATACCAGAGACTTAATACCAGGACGTAGCTGTGAACATAAACTATCTGAGCCTCAAGGGTTTTTGTAAATTGAGCTCCAGTGAGAAGCAAGGGTTCTTAAATTCCAGGTCCAAGGTCTTTCCCTCACCCTGCCTCAGGAGTGTCACTGTCTGCTGTCCTTCCTGCAGTGAGGCTTCTACGATCAGTCCCAGGGGAAGCGGGAGATGCTGCAGTGCTGCTCAGCCTTCCACGCGAAGGGCAGGAGGAGGTGCTGGACCGCCTGGACTTTGTGCTGACCAGCCTGGTGGCCCTGCGGCGGGAGGTAGAGGAGCTGAGGAGCAGCCTGCAGGGGCTTGCTGGGCAGATTGTTGGGGAGGTCCGGTAAGTGATGCAGCCCTCTCTGTCCTGCCTTGTTCCCACCCGCCAACTTTTCCCAGCCCTAGAGCTTTTTCAGCTGGGCTGTGCCCTGGCCTTTGTTGCTGTGTCTAAGGAAGAAGCCAGTTTTATAACTTCTCACACAATTGGCAGGGAAGCTGTGTGCTTGGTACCTTGCCTTCCATAAGTTCCTTGCCGCTTTTGGGCTCTTATGGTCTGTTGTAGCAGCTGAAATGCTTTGTTCTGATTTACCTGGTTTGCCGCTGCAGGCTGGATCCAGGGAGAAGCCTTTCTTGTTCTCCTGAGGGTAGAAACCCAGGATTTTCTCTGGCTTCGGCCCTTTAATGAGCAATAGTAGTAAGACGTTCCCTCATGGGGAGGGGAAAGACAGGCTGGGGCTCAATAGCACCGTCTCTAAAGGGGCCTGCCTTTCAGATCTCACATGGAAGAGACCCAAAGAGTGGCTCGGCGGCGAAGGTTCCCATTTGCCCGGGAGAGGAGTGACTCAACTGGGTCCAGCTCTGTCTACTTCACGGCCACCTCCGGAGCCACGTTCACAGATGCCGAGAGCGAAGGCGGGTGAGTCATTTCTCTTTTAAGCACTTGTGGCTTCAACCAGGTTATTTTTTGTAAAAGTACTATTTACCTATGGAAAATTCACACTGAGCTGCTATAAATAATTTTGGGAACATGGTAAaggtataaatgaataaaataaggaattGGTTAAACAAGAAAAACCATCCACCTTATGTCACCCAGGCAAATGAAATGTTAACAGTGCTTATTGTTGCATCTGTGCTTTCCTCTGAGTAGGTTTTTAACACAGTTACTATAATTcttatttgactatttttttatttactcatttgagagagagcacaagtacaagggaagcagagggagagggaacagcagactctttgttgagcagggagcccagtgaggggcttgatcccaggacccgggattatgacctgaaccgaagtcgcttaactgaccgaaccacccaggagcccctgttttcatttttcctataaCATTAGTTGGGCATTTGCCTGTACTATCACAAGGActttataagcattttttaaaaaatttttttattattatttatttatgatagtcacagagagagagagagagaggcagagacacaggcagagggagaagcaggctccatgcaccgggagcccgatgtgggattcgatcccgggtctccaggatcgcgccctgggccaaaggcaggcgccgaaccgctgcaccacccagggatccctataagcattttttaatgactttatttccTTCAGTCAGTGGCTAAGCCAGGTTTATAGAGCCCTCTAAGCACTAACTGTGCTCCCCTCTCCTAGAAGGTCCTTTCTTCCCACATGGGAGGCTTGCTCATGCTCCCTTGCCTTTACAGGTGGGAGCTGGCTGTCCTGAGTGCTTGGTAGCTCAGCAGGTTTGACCGTAGGCCTTACCGTGATAACGGGGAACAGCAGCAGGAGTCTTGTGGACAGCCTCCAAATGTGGTCAGactaaggactttttttttttttttttttttttttagactaagGACTTTTTGATTTGAAGTCACTAGTACCATTTTGAAACTTTGGTCTCAAGCATGGAGTCTGAATGAACATCTTTGTTGTGGTGCCTGATGCTGTCATTGGCAGCTTCTGCCCTCGTCTGCTGGTAGCTCTTTGAGGTCTCGAGGCGACCTTTCTTCCTCCCCAAGGAAAAGACTGGCACAGAGAACAGCCCAGCCTTCTGCTGGGACAGAAGGACTGATTCAGCTATAAACATGCAGGGTGATCTTTGTAGCAGTGGCCTTCTTTAGCGGAAACACCTTATGATATTAACTAAGTTATTTTTCCCCTGTGGCAGACACCTCGCCAAGGACTTTAGAGCCATTTCCTTATCTAATTGCCCTGGGGATCCTATGAAGTAGGTgctattcttcttcctttttctccgaTGGAGACTTTAGGCTTAGCAATGTTTGATGCCTTGCCTAGAGTTATACAGCTATTAAGTACAGGCTCAGTTGGGCTCATCTGCAGGGCTGTGAGGATCTGTGATCTAAGGCATGGCTTGGTTGTGGGGGTGTGGAAAGGCTTTTACAAGAAGACAAGTCCTATGCAGCCCTTGAGAGTTCTTCCCAAGCTGCCACAGCTCCCTGCCCAGGGAAGACCTACCTATGGCAGCACAATCTATTCAGTATATCTTACTCAAAAAATTTCAGCCTCATTTTCTTGTTTGGGACAATAcattctcctgcctctcctcatttggttttctaagaaaattaagaataatattattctctttttcctttttactgccACTGGGCATTTGTCCTGGATTTATTAATTGCTCAGACACCTCTTGCAACAAGCCAAGTCTTGGTAAGAGCTTTAGTCCTCCATTTGTGACTACTGTAGTTGAGGTTATCTGATCATTCTTATCTGTATTATCAAGGGCTAGTGGGCGTGGCCCTTTTCAATTACCTAACACTTCTGTTTCCAGAAGGCTGTGTTTAGAGGAGGCAGCAAAAATGGAATTCATATTTGACACATCTggactgaaaagaaagaagaacaaagtaatTGATAGTGGATCCTGagatttgagtttttattttttttaagacttttaaaatttatttattcatgaaagacagagagagaggcagagacacaggcagagggagaagcaggctccatgcagggagactaatgtgggactcaatcccaggtcaccagaatcacaccctgggccaaaggcggggctaaactgctgagccacccaggctgcctgagactcaagtttttcttttcttttcttttcttttcttttcttttcttttcttttcttttcttttcttttcttttcttttcttttcttttcttttcttttctttctttctttttctttcttttctttttttcttttcttttcttttcttttttcttttcttttctttctttcttttttttttgtttttaaagattttatttatttattcatgatagacagagaggcagagacacaggcagagggagaagcagactccatgtggggagcctaatgtgggactcattccgggtctccaggatcacaccctgggccaaaggcaggcgccaaaccgctgagccacccagggatccctgagactCAAGTTTTTCTCTGCAACCCGTTGAAGCAGGTCACTTGGGTGGGAAACTGACATTTGTAAGAGGATGGAACAGAAAGAGATGTCATAGCTCTGCCCAAGATCAGGACATAGAActcaaggccttttttttttttttttttttttaaggtatttttatatatttatttatgatagtcacagagagagagagagagagagagaggcagaaacacaggcagagggagaaacaggctccatgcaccgggagcccgacgtgggactcgatcccgaatctccaggatcgcgccctgggccaaaggcaggcgccaaaccgctgcgccacccagggatcccgaactcAAGGCCTTTAATGATGATTTTAAGAAGTTgtacaagggggatccctgggtggcgcagcggtttggcgcctgcctttggcccagggcgcgatcctggagacccgggatcgaatcccacatcgggctcccggtgcatggagcctgcttctccctctctccctctgcctgtgtctctgcctctctctctctctctctctctgtgactaccataaataaataaaaattaaaaaaaaaatttaaaaaaaaaaaaaaaaaaaaagaagttgtacaagggacacctgggtggctcagtcagttgagcagccgattcttgattttggctcaggtcatgatctcagggtggtgggattgagcccccaggtCAGACTCTGTACtcattagggagtctgcttgaggtactcaccttctccttctgtttcttccCCCACCTCACACAtgtatgtgctctctctaaaataaataaatcttaaaacaaaaaaaggtacaaacttctgggAATTGTGAGAGCCAGGGGACTTAACCAGGGAAGCTTGTTTTGCTGCTTAGGGCACTCCCTGGGGCTCTGAGGGTCATAAAGGGAAAGACAGGCCTATCAGCCACCTGTATGGGACCAGAGGAACTGGTGGTTTTCTTAATTACCAGCAGGCTTAGCCTGTGACTGATTGTAGCATGTAGAAGCTGATGGTGGTACATGGTGCAAGACTCTGGTTTAGCTGGCTGCTATCTGGGGCAGtggccatggtgaataattctttttgcCATGGTTGGTGCCATATAGGTCAAGGGGGAATTTTGGGAGGAGACCACAAACTATGGAATGGTTTTGAACATACGGGACCAAAGGAGGAGTGCTTCTTTGAGGAATGAAAGgctgaaaatatttaatagcCTATGCCATTGAAAGCTGAATTCCCTTTTTCCTTTACCAAATAAAATAGCAACTTTGAGCTCCCAGGGGACCAACTGTGGCAGAGGCAGAATCACTGTGTGATCCATGTGGGTCCatgagcttgtttttgttttgttttgtttttttttttaaagattttatttactcataagagacacacagagagaggcagagacataggtagagggagaagcaggctccatgtagggagcccgacgtgggactcgatcctgggtctccaggaccaagacccgggccaaaggcagatgctcaaccgctgagccaccgaggtgtccatGAGCTTGTTCTTAAACACAGGACCAAACATAGCTTTAGTTCTCTCCTAGTCCAAAACCACCTTATCCTAAAACACCAGCTTCTCCAGCAAGCCTTCTCAGCCAAGGATTGCCCGAAACCTCATTGCCACTCCTTCTTGGCCATTTATCACCTCATTTACATTGCTCTTATCTACCCCACCACTGGGAGTCTCCCAGCCCTGGTTGCCTTTGAATGCTTTAGCTCAGCCCCTCTAATGGGGGTTAGGAGGAGTCAAAAGAAAGAATGTTAATTATCAGAAGGGAATATGTGTATAACTGAGTCCTTGATCACTGACTTATGGGCCCTCCTCAAGGGGTAGAGTAGGGTAGCTCTGGCCTCCTTGCTCCGCGGGAGCCATGGGTTCTCTTCCGTTTGTGGGAACAATGTGTTCCAGCCAAGGGCACAGCTCCAAAGAGCCATCTCAAAGgtccctcccaggccctggcagaTCTCAAAAGCCCCAGGGCATGTTAAAAGGACACCCCTGTCCCTGGTGGATTTCTCCCGGGGCTGGATTGGTGTTCTGAGATGTGTGAGAGTATGGTGTGACTATAGAGACAGCCTTCATAGCTGTGGAAGCCCCGGAAGCTCGTGGGGGCTGATGTCTGTGCTCACTGAGCAGGTGCTTGCCCGCCCGCTGCGTGCCAGCCAGCAGGGTGGCAGATGAGCGAGGCAgctccctgatgtggggctgaggTGTGATAAGAGCCTCCCTGCCTCACAGGCCCCACCAGCAAAGTCCCTCCTGACCACTCCTCCTGCTCAGCCATGCGAGCTCCCTGGCAGTGCTGGACATTCCTCCTGGCTCAGCTCACTGGAGAGACTATGCTGATACTTATGCTCTAGGAGGGAGAAGAGCAGGGGTCCCTCGCTGGGAGACTCCGGATTTGAATGCCTCATTGGAGGGAGTTCAGCAGGCAATAGTGTaaaaaaatgacctttttttttcaaggtatatacacattttatttagaaaagtttACAGTTTTCATTATACACAACTATTAAGAGGTTATAGTCAGAGGAGGCATTTGTCCTGTTGACAGAAGTGCCCGCTAGATCATCACAATGCAAGGAAAAAGGTGGAAGAGAGGAGATAGGGCAAGGGAAAAATAAGCGATAAAAAGCTTAGATTTCAATTAAGGGCTGGTaagtcccttttctctcttcaagTATCACACAATATGTACCAAATACAATCAGTAAATAATGGCCATTTCTTCCCAAGCCCCCAGCCAAGACGAGTATTTGCTGAAGTGAGAATCCTGGCCCTCCCTCAGGTGGGTGGAGAACTTGCCCACCCAAGGGCTGTTAGCTTCCCTTCCCCAAGGGGCCTCCACTCCAGTCCCTGATGGAACAGCCAAAGTGTTCCATGGccagagaaaatatgaaaaaaaaacaagaatagacCTATCCTTGGATAGGTCCGGCTTGTGGCGGCCCCAGAGATACCTTCCCAGGTGGTTCTGTTTGCATCTTCCTCTCCTGAGTGTAGCTGCAAAGtggcctttcccctcccccagcaagTTCCTAAGGTTTCCAGGTGCTCTTTCTACTGTGGTTCAGGTTTGGTTGCTGACAGGACAGAGGTGTACCTTGAATTGGGAAAGAAAATGTAGATATTTGGGTTGCCCATGGCCTCAGAGGCTGGCACCCACCCATGTTGTTTGTGGTGGGTGCTTTTGGCTGATAAAGCAAACGTGACTGACAAACCCTTAGCCAGGCTCACATCTACTTCAGATCAGCTCCACCTacattatggtttttattttaagtattccttttttacttacaaaaatgTATGTTCACTAAAGCAATCATATatgttaaaaagtagaaaaatttcctttagttcttttatcCTGAGTTCTACTAGCAAAATTTTGATGCATTCCCTTCTAGGCTGCTGCTTtctagcctttttctttttctgattatctAACCAACTTGGTGGTAGCTCAACAGGGAGTTCTCATATTGCCCCCAGCTGGTCACTCTTTCCATCTAGGATCATTTTCCCAGCCCATAGTTCCCATAGGAAGCTTTCTCTCAAGCACTAATTTCTGCCCCTAAGTGGTAGAAATGGTTTTTACATGGGGCTCTGGACAGCAAGCAGCATCATAAGAGCCCTTCTTTGTGGGTGGGAGATAGATCCTAGAGTCCTGAGGCTAATAGTCTCCCTTGACTCTGTCACTTACATTTCTCTGCCACAGTTACACAACAGCCAATGCTGAGTCTGACTATGAGCGGGACTCTGACAGGGAAAGTGATGACGGGGAAGATGAAGTGAGCTGTGAGACTGTGAAGATGGGGAGGAAGGATTCTCTGGACCTGGAAGTGGAGATGGCTTCGGGCCCAGTGGCCAGAGCCCTGGAGACTGGAGGCTTCCCTGGCCTGGACGATGTGCTGCCCCTCCTGCAGCAGGCTGACGAGCTTCACCAGGGCGGCGAGCAGGGCAAGCGGGAGGGCTTCCAGCTGCTGCTCAACAACAAGCTGGTGGTAAGGCTCCAGCTGCCTGTCTGCCCTTATAGCCTCCCAGCCCCACTGCGAATGGAAGAAGGCCACTGTAGTTTCTAAGCCTGCAAGGTGACATAGGAAGGGAAATGAAGGTGAGGTGACTGGTTCTGCATGTATCCCTCAGGGTTGCACATCCTATTCCAAGTAGGCCATGCACTGCCTCTTGGGGCCTAGGTGTACTGCCTGCCCCTGAGCTTCCTCCCTACGGTCGTCTGCCTCCTATAGAGCTATTGCAAAAGAGCTCTCCTTCTTAGAGTAGAGAGAAATGTAGAAAGAGCTGgaatattcttttcctcttttatttcgcTTGAGGTAGAGCCCAAGCTGCCTGCCCCACTTGAAGTTTCCATCACAAGTGACAAAAGTGTAGG
This portion of the Vulpes lagopus strain Blue_001 chromosome 2, ASM1834538v1, whole genome shotgun sequence genome encodes:
- the RMDN3 gene encoding regulator of microtubule dynamics protein 3; translation: MSRLGVLGGAQAGLGLLLGTAAGLGFLCALYSQRWKRSQRHGHNQSLPNSLDYAQTSEPGRQVRLLRSVPGEAGDAAVLLSLPREGQEEVLDRLDFVLTSLVALRREVEELRSSLQGLAGQIVGEVRSHMEETQRVARRRRFPFARERSDSTGSSSVYFTATSGATFTDAESEGGYTTANAESDYERDSDRESDDGEDEVSCETVKMGRKDSLDLEVEMASGPVARALETGGFPGLDDVLPLLQQADELHQGGEQGKREGFQLLLNNKLVYGSRQDFLWRLARAYSDMCELTEEVSEKKSYALNGKKEAETALEKGDENAECHQWYAVLCGQLAEHESIQRRIQSGFSFKEHIEKAIALQPENPMAHFLLGRWCYQVSHLSWLEKKTATALFESPLSATVEDALQSFLKAEELQPGFSKAGRVYISKCYRELGKNSEARQWLELALELPDITNEDSAFQKDLEELKVILRE